The Polyangiaceae bacterium genomic interval AGTCCCGGTGGAATCGATAGCGGAGCGAGCGTTCCGAACGAGCCATCGGTCGTGTAACGCCCCGCGCGTCCGGCAATCTGTCCAATTTCGGAAGGATCGAGCTCTCGCGCTTCGCGCCCATCGAATTTTCGCATCGATGCGAATGCCACGTGCTTGACATCCAGATTGAGCCCCATGCCAATCGCATCCGTGGCCACGATGTAATCGACGTCGCCCGCTTGAAACATGGCGACTTGCGCATTGCGCGTGCGTGGCGACAAGGCTCCGAGCACCACGGCGGCGCCTCCGCGCTGTGCTCGCAGTCGTTCGGCCACTTCGTACACATCCTGCATGGAAAACGCGACGATGGCGCTACGTACGGGCAAATGCGTGAGTTTGTCCGAACCGGTGAAGGCCAACTTGCTGAGGCGTGGATGCTCGGCGATTTTTGCAGCCGGCAGCAGGCCCGAGACCATCGGCTTCATCGACGCAGCCCCGAGAAACCACGTTTCCCGCTTTCCTCGCATCTCGAGCAGCCGTTCGGTGAACACGTGACCACGTTGCGAATGCGCGGCGAGCTGAATTTCGTCGACGGCGACGAAGTCCACTTCTCGTTCTTTGGGCATCGCTTCGGTCGTGCAAATCCAGTAATCCGGGCGCCGGGGAATGCGTTTTTCCTCGCCCGTCACCAGCGCTACGCGAGCTTCACCGATGCGTGCCGTGACTTTGTCGTAGACTTCCCGTGCGAGCAGCCGAAGCGGCAAGCCGATCATCCCCGACTCGTGTTCGAGCATTCGCTCGATAGCGCGGTGCGTCTTGCCAGTGTTCGTTGGACCGAGCACCGCGGTGACCAATGCGCCGACCATTTTCCGCCGCAAGACTAGCGCGGCCTCGGCAGGATGCACGAGTGAAGGCTCGAGGCTGTTTTTTTCGTGATCTCGCCCGTTCGCGCCGACGGGCTGCCATGGTAGAAAGAGCGGGCATCATTTCTTGGCGCCGATGATGAGCCAGAACCCGTTTCCAGGACCGCAGCCTTTTCGAGCGACCGATCGGGCCCATTTCCACGGGCGCGAAGATCTTTCCCGGCGTCTCGAAGGGGCGATTTTGGTCCATCGCGCCGTCGTGGTTCACGGTCCATCGGGGTCTGGAAAATCGTCGCTCATCCAAGCTTCGGTGCTGCCCAACCTGCGCGATGCCGAAGACGTGCGCGTCGTGCAGCTCGATGGGTGGCCCCCTGGCGAGGATCCCACGCATTGGCTTTCGATTGCGATGCATGGCGAGCTCAAGCAAGGCTCTCCATCGGCCGATTCGTCGCCGCCCGAAGCCGTGCTCAATTCGCTGAAGCGTGCGGTTCGAGGTTCGTCCCGTATACTCGTCATTTGTATCGATCAGCTCGAACAGCTTTTTTATCCGGGCCGCGACACGAAACAAACCGAACGATTTTTCGATTGCGTGAACGACATTCTCGATTTGCCATTGCGCACGCTACGCGTCGTCATGTCGCTGCGCGAGGATTACCTCGGGGTTTTTCGCGACAGACTTCGAGATCATCGCCGCGTGCTCGGGCAAGGTTTTCGCGTGGGCCCGCTGTCGGTGGCCGAATTGACCGATTCGGTGTGCCAAACGGCGACAACTGGAGTGCCGCCGCAAGCGTGGTCGCCGGGTGACATGCGCGCGCTCATGATGCAGGTGCGCGTGCCGGGGCAACCCGAATCCGACGATGCCGAGGCGCAATCGGCGTACGGGCAAATCGTTTGTCGCGCATTGTTTCAAGAACGTGCTGCAGGTCAGACGAGTACCAATGAGGTTGCCCAAGCTGAACCCATTTTACAAAGGTATCTCGAAACCACACTTGCGGATCTCGGCGCGTTGCGCGAGCGAGCCGATCGATTGCTCGAAGATCATCTCGTCAGCGGCGATGGTGGTCGCACGTTACGTACGGAAAAGGAGCTTCAGCGCTACTTTTCGTCAGCGGATCTTCAAACGATTCTCACGGCGCTCGAAGGGGCGGCGATTTTGCACGCTGCGTCTCATCAAGGAACGCGATATTTCGAGATTGGGCACGATTGGCTGGCGCGCAAGGTATTTGAAAAACGTCAAATTCGCGAACGAGAAGAGGAACGTCTTCGTCGCGAAGAAGAGCAAGCGAGGGCGCTCGAAAAAGTGCGCAGAGAGCGTCGGGTGCTTTTCTTCATCACGATCGCTTCGCTCGTAGGTGTAGCTGGCGCTACGGCAGGCGCCCTATGGGCAGCGGCTGAAAAAAAGAAGGCCGAGCGGGCGGAGGAAGCGGCAAATCGCGCGGCGCTGGTGGCCAAAAGAAGCGAAATCGATGCCCGTGACGCTAGCATTTTGTCAGGCGTGCGTGAGCTATCGTCACGCGGAAAACTCACGTGGGCGATGAAGCTATTGCCGGAAGTCGCGTTGCCGGCAAAACGCCGAGGTTGGGTGGCTCTTGCCAGTGATCTTTTGGCAGGGAATGCTCTGCGTTCCACGCTCGAAGGACACACCGCATCCCTGACGACAGCCTCCTTTTCGCCCGATGGCAAGCGTATTCTCACGGCGGCCATCGACGGCACCGCGCGCATTTGGGATTACGAAGGTGAAACCGCACCGATTGTTTTATCAGAACATGCCGATAGCATTACGATTGCAAGATGGAGCCACGACGGCAAATACTTTCTCACAGCATCCAGGGACGGCACGGCACGTATTTACGAAGCGAGCGGCAAAGGCACTCCGGTCGTCTTGGAAGGGGCCAAAGGGCCGCTCACATATGCCGATTTCAGCCCTGACGATACGCGTGTCGTGACCGCATCTCGTGATGGGTTCGTCCGTATATATCCAGCACGTGGTAATATGCCTCCCGTTGAAATCGAGGCCAGCAAAGCGGCGGTTTATTGTGCCATTTTTCATCCGGATGGAAAACGCGTTTTTTTCTCCTCGCATGATGGTTTCGTTCAGTCCTGGGACGACAAGCCCCGCACGAAACCCGTCAAAATCGGCAAACACGAAGCCGCTGTCACGTTTCTCGCATTGAGCCCCGACAAGGTCCATCTCGCTTCCGCTTCCATCGACGGCACGGCCCACATTTGGAACATCGACCTCGCCAAACCCCGCATCGTTGCGACCATTGTTCACGACGGTCCCGTGAATCATTTGGCATTCAGCCCGGACGCGCATTACGTCGCAACGGCTTCAGCAGATCATCGAGCCAAGGTGCTTCGTATCGGTAGTGGCGATCCCCCCATCGTTCTTTCTGGCCATAAACAGTCGATTACGCAAGTCGCATTTCATCCGAATGGTAAATTCATTGCAACAGCCTCGCTGGACATGACCGCGCGCATCTTCCGTATTCGGGGCGGAGCATCCTTTACATTGCGTGGGCACGAATCCGCCGTTCGCACGATTGCGTGGAGTCCCGATGCTTCCGCCATCGTCACCGCTGCTGGTGATGGTACGGCTCGATCGGCGGATGAAACAGCAAAGATCTGGAGTACTCGAGCCATAGAGCAAATTGCGTATGGTGTTCACGGTCCTTTCACGTTTCACCAAGCGGATATCGCTGTGGATGAAATGGCGATCGTCACGGCACACGACGATGATACCGCGCGCGTTTTTCGTCGCGAGGACGGAGATGATTTCATTCCTTTGACCGGTCACAGCGGTTGGGTGCACCATGCGTCGTTCGCTCCTGACAGCAAATCTGTGACGACCGCATCGTTCGACAAGTCCGTTCGTGTGTTTCGTTTGGACAAACCATCGAATCCCATTACGCTTGGTCAGCACGAAGCCGAGGCACGATTTGCTCTGTTCAGCCCCGATGCAACGCGAGTGCTTTCTGGTGGCGACGATTCCAAGGCCATGATCTTTGCGGTCGATGGCAAGAGTGCACCCATCACGCTCGCGGGTCACCGAGATTGGCTTGTCGCAGGCGCTTGGAGCCCGGATGGTAAACGAGTCGTTACGGCGTCATTCGACAATACGGCGCGCATTTGGAATGCCGATGGAACGGGTATCGCCGAAGAGCTCGTGGGGCACAAGGCAGAAGTGGTGGCAGTGGCATTTTTCCCCGACGGAAAGCGGGTCGTTACGGCATCAGCTGATCATACGGCCCGTATTTGGCAATCCGGTCAGACGTCACGACAGCTCCTTCATGGAGGGCCCGTGTCGCTCATTGCCGTGAGCTTCGACGGAAAGTTCGTCGCGACATACTCCGGAGATCTCCTCATTCGCATCTGGCGGGCGGATTCCGATGAACAACCAATCGAGTTTGAAGCAAACGCTCCGCTCCGAGTGCTCAAGTTCGACAAAGATGGCCGAATCATCACGCTCGACGTAGACAACGCCATGCATACATGGATGATCGATGTCGACAAGCTCCGCGAGCGCATCGTGCGAGCCAACGCAGATTGTTTGCCGGCTGCAATCAGAATGCTCTACTTGCACGAAATCGCGACCGTTGCGGACGAGCGATATGCTTCATGCAAGAAAAACCCATATCAGATGCCTTGGTATCTGCCGGTCGACCAGGCGGTGCTGGCGGTGGATGCCAACGACGTCGCCTATTCCCTGCACGCGCCCACGCTCGAGGATTACGCCGCGACGGAATTGGGTCGAGACTTGGTTCGCGTCAAAGTCGTGGTAATCCCCAGCGACGCCGCGGTTGAAGTCGACGGCGTTTCCGTGCCTCGCAAACACGGCGTCGTCGTATTCGTCGCAAAAATCGGCCAAGTGCGAAAGCTACACGTGCAACGAGGCGCCAAGCATCGGTTGTTCGACATCAAGATATTTGCTGACCGTGCTGAACCGGCGCGTATCGATCTGAATGACAAACCTGCGGCGACCGTGACTCCAAGCTCGACGAACCAAACGCGAAAAGAGCCCGCAAATTCTTTGCTACCGGAAGAAATGCAATGAACCGACGAAGTCGGTTACAGCACGTCGAACGGATCCCGATCTTCAGCGCTCAGTGCGATTTCGACTCCCGGAAGCAGCGAAGCCAATCTATCTAGAATTCGCCCAAGTGCCGCTCGTTCGCTGTTCGAATGCAGCGCACACACGACCGTCAATCCTGCTTTGGCTGCGCGTAATGCATCGTGATGACGCATTTCGCCTGTCAAATACAGGTCCGCGCCTTGCGCGAGCGCGTCGTCGATCATATTTCCCGCGGCGCCAGCGCTTGCTGCGACCGTTCGAGCATCGCCATCGTGCGGCCCAGCGACGAGCAGCGCGGAAATGCCGAGACCTTGCTTGATGCGAGCAAAAAGCTCGGTGCGCGGCGTGGGTTTGTCCAGCATTCCAATGCGTCCGAGCCCCAGCATTTCGCCTTCGGGAGCGGGACCGAATTTGGCGCCCGGTGCGCGCATGGGCCTGCGCGCGGATAGGCCCAGCACATCCGCCAAGAAATCATTCGTTCCACCTTCGGCAACGTCGAGCGCCGTGTGGTGCGAAAAAATCGCAATCCCATCTCGAGCAGCCTCGAAGATTCCACCACCCGCGACGACACGCTTCATCGGATCGAAAATCGCAGGGTGATAGGCGACCACGAGGTTTGCTCGTTTGGCACGCGCTTCCGCAGCCACGGCTGGGGTATAGTCGATGCACAGAAGCATTCGATCGACGTTCGCGGAAGGATCGCCCACGAGGAGGCCAACGTTGTCCCATCCTTCTGCAAGCCGCAGCGGAGCAATGGAATCGAGCACGACGAGGATGTCAGCCAGACGCATGCGCGCATCTGTATCACGTTTCGCTTCGCATGTACCGCCAAAGTCGCGTTGGAATCGAGGGCGAAGCTCGAATTTCGCGGCGTTCGCGAGGGGTCCCACCGTTTGATCCCGCGGAGCGGGCGAGTTTGGGAACGCGAGCGTCGCGAAATTCGGGCTTCGGCCGGGCTCACATCTTGGCAACCGATTGACGCATAACGCGCCGTCGGATATACGATGAGCGTTTCGAACGATTCGTCGAGGTTTTACGTGGTTCTTCCCGTCTTGGATGATGCTCTGCTCCGAACCATCGACGACATTCGCGCTGGGCGGCAAGCCTCCGACCGCATTTTCGACGGGCTATTTCCCGAACCGGTTCGCCGCGTGTCGTCGCGATTTTGGACGCCCATCAACGTTGCGAGGAAGGCGGCCCATCTATTGGCGGAAGGTGACGGCCCGGTGCTCGATGTGGGCGCCGGTGTCGGCAAATTCTGCATCATTGGCGCTCTCACGACGAACGCTGAATTTCACGGCCTCGAGCATCGAAAGGAGCTCGTATCGATCGCCAACGCCGTCATTGATGTGTTGGGTTTGTCCGAGCGTGCCCATGTTTTTCACGGGACCCTCGACGACGTCGACTGGTCACGTTATTCGTCGTTTTATTTCTGTAATCCTTTCGAGGAAAACATTTTTCCGGACGCGCGGCGTTTCGATGAAAAGGTCCCATTAAGTAAAACCCGATTTCATCAAGATACCGCGCGCGTCGAACGGGAGCTCGATGCGGCGCCTGTTGGCACGCGGGTCGTCACGTTTCACGGTCTCGGCGGACGAGTGCCTGCGACGTATCGGCTCATGCCCGAGAAAACCCGCGGAAACCCGCTCATGCGAATGTGGATCAAGGTTGAAGAAGGAAGTGCGGAAGGTCGGGGCACCTTCGATGGTTGGATCGATGAGCGCTAACATGGAGATGCAGAAAAATAGGCCCCTCGTCGCCGAGGGACTCGTGAAGCATTTTGGCGACAAGGTTGCCGTGGCGGGGCTCGACCTCGACATAGGCGCCGGGGAAGTCGTTGGTTTGCTCGGGCCGAATGGTGCGGGAAAAACCACGGCCCTCCGCATGCTCGCGGGCATTCTTCGCCCGACGAAGGGCAAGGTGGTCGTCGGCGGCGTGGATCTTGCCGAAAAACCGCTCGAAGGCAAAACCATGATTGGATTTCTCTCGGGTGATACGCAGCTATATCAGCGCCTTTCGCCACGTGAAACGCTTCTTTATTTTGGGAGGTTGCACGGTTTGTCCGAATCGCACCTCGCCGCGCGTATCGATTCGCTCGTGCACGATCTCGAAATGCAGAGTTTTGCCGATCGCCCATGCGGAACCTTGTCCACGGGTCAGAAGCAGCGAGCGAACATTGCCCGCGCGTTTTTGCACGAGCCTTCGGTGCTCATTTTGGACGAACCCACCAATGCACTCGACATTCTCTCCGGCAGATTCATCGTAGAATCCATTCGCAAGGAACGCGCAGCCGGTCGCGCCATTCTATTTTCCACGCACATCATGAGCGAAGCGGAATACTTGTGCGATCGCATTGCCTTCATTCACGAAGGCCGCGTCGTCGACGTGGGTGACGTGCCCGCGCTTTGCGCACGCGCCGGAAGCGCAAACAATCTCACCGACGCGTTTTTGCATCATGTGCAGCAAGGCCAATCCGCCCAATCGGAGCAAGGGGGTGCGCTGTGAGGCTATCGATTGCGCTGGTCGTTTTCCGCAAGGAAATGCTCGAAACGTTGCGCGACAAAAGAACGCTCGTGAGCCTCGTTTTTCTCCCGATGCTTCTTTATCCGCTTTTTGCGCTGCTCATGAGCCGTTTGGCCGACTCCGACATGCAGGAGCTCGAATCGCGCCGTTCGCGCGTGGCGGTATGGGGAACGCTTTCGCCCGAGGTCGAAGCAGCCCTCACCGAAGACAAAAAGATCGAATTGATTCCTTGGCACAATGTGCCCGACGAACTTCGCGAATCCCTCGAAAAAGGAAGCATCAAGCCGCCCGAGCCTCCTCCAATTGGCGAGCCCGAACCATCGGCCAAAAGGAAAGGCGTAACGGCAGCGCCCAAGGAAGATCGTCCGGACGAACGCGTCATTTTGGCTGCTCGTGAAGTCATAGGAAAGCGTGGTATCGACGCGGTCCTCGTGCCATATCAGGGTTTTTCCGACGCAGTGGGGCAAGGGGGGCTCGGCCGCGTCGCCATCTATTACGATTCGGTCTGGCTCGATTCGGATTTTGCCGATACGCGTCTCACGAATGCGCTCACGCGGGCGCGCGAGCGTTTGCTCGTAGCGCGCGAAGGAGCGCGGGGGCTGCCTTCGGGTTTTACCACGGGCATTTCCGCGACGTCGAGGAACATTGCGCCCGATGAGCGCCGTGTGGGCAAATTCTTGGGCACGATCATGCCGATGATGCTCATTCTCATGTCGCTCATGGGTGGCTTTTTGCGTGCGGCCGACATGACGGCGGGGGAAAAAGAGCGTGGTACGATGCAAACGCTCTTGTGCGCGCCGATTTTGCCCATTGAAATGATCACGGGAAAGTTTCTCACGGTATTCGTCGTTTCGCTTCTCACGGCGCTCATCAACGTGGTGAGCTTGGCGCTTACCCTGCGCCGGCTCTTACCCGGCGAAATAGATGTCCCAATGTCGGTACACGTGCTGACATTTGCATTGCTCGTTCCGGTGACGTTCCTCTTTTCTGCATTGTTCCTCGCGGTCGCCGCCTTTGCGCGTGACTTCAAGGACGCGCAGAACCTGCTCACGCCTCTGTATTTGCCCGTCATGCTTCTTTCCATGCTGACTTCGCTTCCGGGCATGGAA includes:
- a CDS encoding WD40 repeat domain-containing protein yields the protein MMSQNPFPGPQPFRATDRAHFHGREDLSRRLEGAILVHRAVVVHGPSGSGKSSLIQASVLPNLRDAEDVRVVQLDGWPPGEDPTHWLSIAMHGELKQGSPSADSSPPEAVLNSLKRAVRGSSRILVICIDQLEQLFYPGRDTKQTERFFDCVNDILDLPLRTLRVVMSLREDYLGVFRDRLRDHRRVLGQGFRVGPLSVAELTDSVCQTATTGVPPQAWSPGDMRALMMQVRVPGQPESDDAEAQSAYGQIVCRALFQERAAGQTSTNEVAQAEPILQRYLETTLADLGALRERADRLLEDHLVSGDGGRTLRTEKELQRYFSSADLQTILTALEGAAILHAASHQGTRYFEIGHDWLARKVFEKRQIREREEERLRREEEQARALEKVRRERRVLFFITIASLVGVAGATAGALWAAAEKKKAERAEEAANRAALVAKRSEIDARDASILSGVRELSSRGKLTWAMKLLPEVALPAKRRGWVALASDLLAGNALRSTLEGHTASLTTASFSPDGKRILTAAIDGTARIWDYEGETAPIVLSEHADSITIARWSHDGKYFLTASRDGTARIYEASGKGTPVVLEGAKGPLTYADFSPDDTRVVTASRDGFVRIYPARGNMPPVEIEASKAAVYCAIFHPDGKRVFFSSHDGFVQSWDDKPRTKPVKIGKHEAAVTFLALSPDKVHLASASIDGTAHIWNIDLAKPRIVATIVHDGPVNHLAFSPDAHYVATASADHRAKVLRIGSGDPPIVLSGHKQSITQVAFHPNGKFIATASLDMTARIFRIRGGASFTLRGHESAVRTIAWSPDASAIVTAAGDGTARSADETAKIWSTRAIEQIAYGVHGPFTFHQADIAVDEMAIVTAHDDDTARVFRREDGDDFIPLTGHSGWVHHASFAPDSKSVTTASFDKSVRVFRLDKPSNPITLGQHEAEARFALFSPDATRVLSGGDDSKAMIFAVDGKSAPITLAGHRDWLVAGAWSPDGKRVVTASFDNTARIWNADGTGIAEELVGHKAEVVAVAFFPDGKRVVTASADHTARIWQSGQTSRQLLHGGPVSLIAVSFDGKFVATYSGDLLIRIWRADSDEQPIEFEANAPLRVLKFDKDGRIITLDVDNAMHTWMIDVDKLRERIVRANADCLPAAIRMLYLHEIATVADERYASCKKNPYQMPWYLPVDQAVLAVDANDVAYSLHAPTLEDYAATELGRDLVRVKVVVIPSDAAVEVDGVSVPRKHGVVVFVAKIGQVRKLHVQRGAKHRLFDIKIFADRAEPARIDLNDKPAATVTPSSTNQTRKEPANSLLPEEMQ
- a CDS encoding Nif3-like dinuclear metal center hexameric protein, which produces MRLADILVVLDSIAPLRLAEGWDNVGLLVGDPSANVDRMLLCIDYTPAVAAEARAKRANLVVAYHPAIFDPMKRVVAGGGIFEAARDGIAIFSHHTALDVAEGGTNDFLADVLGLSARRPMRAPGAKFGPAPEGEMLGLGRIGMLDKPTPRTELFARIKQGLGISALLVAGPHDGDARTVAASAGAAGNMIDDALAQGADLYLTGEMRHHDALRAAKAGLTVVCALHSNSERAALGRILDRLASLLPGVEIALSAEDRDPFDVL
- a CDS encoding CPBP family intramembrane metalloprotease translates to MRLSIALVVFRKEMLETLRDKRTLVSLVFLPMLLYPLFALLMSRLADSDMQELESRRSRVAVWGTLSPEVEAALTEDKKIELIPWHNVPDELRESLEKGSIKPPEPPPIGEPEPSAKRKGVTAAPKEDRPDERVILAAREVIGKRGIDAVLVPYQGFSDAVGQGGLGRVAIYYDSVWLDSDFADTRLTNALTRARERLLVAREGARGLPSGFTTGISATSRNIAPDERRVGKFLGTIMPMMLILMSLMGGFLRAADMTAGEKERGTMQTLLCAPILPIEMITGKFLTVFVVSLLTALINVVSLALTLRRLLPGEIDVPMSVHVLTFALLVPVTFLFSALFLAVAAFARDFKDAQNLLTPLYLPVMLLSMLTSLPGMELTAATSLVPLLNVALLIKAIYLGDVSSDLVLFTLGSSTLYAALALIFAARVFEREDVLLGSGRGSLREFFAWKRQKGGVPSLDLTVFGFAAILVVTFYASILAEKTTNQTAQLLGTQFGFMLLPPIVILLVSGASIRETFALKAPRARALVGAVLVGLSGGAAVSALAMRLVPVPEAFAQKLEQALMLDGQPLWVLLFAVALTPAICEEVLFRGFLFSGLLRAGPVVALIASSLLFSLAHGSIYRLVPTATLGFIIGFARWKTGSIVPGVIIHFINNAIGVTILYAKPAWVDRLVVGNQIPLWLGAPAAVVLAAGLLLMRQPRPEDRAGK
- a CDS encoding ABC transporter ATP-binding protein; translated protein: MQKNRPLVAEGLVKHFGDKVAVAGLDLDIGAGEVVGLLGPNGAGKTTALRMLAGILRPTKGKVVVGGVDLAEKPLEGKTMIGFLSGDTQLYQRLSPRETLLYFGRLHGLSESHLAARIDSLVHDLEMQSFADRPCGTLSTGQKQRANIARAFLHEPSVLILDEPTNALDILSGRFIVESIRKERAAGRAILFSTHIMSEAEYLCDRIAFIHEGRVVDVGDVPALCARAGSANNLTDAFLHHVQQGQSAQSEQGGAL
- a CDS encoding class I SAM-dependent methyltransferase, which translates into the protein MSVSNDSSRFYVVLPVLDDALLRTIDDIRAGRQASDRIFDGLFPEPVRRVSSRFWTPINVARKAAHLLAEGDGPVLDVGAGVGKFCIIGALTTNAEFHGLEHRKELVSIANAVIDVLGLSERAHVFHGTLDDVDWSRYSSFYFCNPFEENIFPDARRFDEKVPLSKTRFHQDTARVERELDAAPVGTRVVTFHGLGGRVPATYRLMPEKTRGNPLMRMWIKVEEGSAEGRGTFDGWIDER